In a single window of the Elaeis guineensis isolate ETL-2024a chromosome 6, EG11, whole genome shotgun sequence genome:
- the LOC105047598 gene encoding riboflavin synthase produces the protein MATVRTRITLCLLKTPKFSPPNTSKALFRPTSVSNSVSISHRTHNRLNTLHLKPYLSPFVRKSKPLKSAAGGAVRSLFTGIVEEMGQIQHVGPSHDGGFEMRIAAKTVLGGVQLGDSIAVNGTCLTVTDFDPAASHFTVGLSPETLRKTNLGDLLSGSLVNLERALQPTSRMGGHFVQGHVDGTGEIVSMEPEGDSLWVKVRAPPELLRLVVPKGFITVDGTSLTVVSVYEEEKCFDFMLVAYTQQKVVIPLKKVGDKVNLEVDILGKYIEKLLGSGIGSAASVSSS, from the coding sequence ATGGCAACAGTTCGCACCCGCATCACTCTCTGCCTCCTCAAAACCCCCAAATTCTCGCCTCCCAATACCTCCAAAGCCTTGTTCCGCCCCACCTCCGTCTCCAACTCCGTCTCAATCTCCCATAGAACCCATAATAGGTTAAATACCCTTCATCTAAAACCCTATCTCTCCCCCTTCGTGAGGAAGTCCAAACCCCTAAAATCCGCCGCCGGTGGAGCCGTCAGGTCCCTCTTCACCGGCATCGTTGAAGAGATGGGCCAGATCCAGCACGTAGGGCCCTCCCATGACGGCGGCTTTGAGATGAGAATCGCCGCAAAGACCGTCCTCGGCGGCGTCCAGCTCGGTGATAGCATCGCCGTCAATGGCACGTGCCTCaccgtcaccgacttcgacccCGCTGCCTCTCACTTTACCGTCGGCCTCTCGCCGGAGACCCTCCGAAAGACCAACCTCGGCGATCTCCTTTCCGGCTCGCTGGTAAATCTGGAGCGGGCCCTCCAGCCTACCTCGAGGATGGGCGGACACTTCGTCCAGGGACACGTCGACGGGACGGGCGAGATCGTGTCGATGGAGCCCGAGGGGGACTCGCTCTGGGTGAAGGTAAGGGCGCCGCCGGAGCTGCTCCGTCTCGTGGTGCCCAAGGGATTTATCACGGTGGACGGGACGAGCCTAACGGTGGTCAGCGTTTACGAGGAGGAGAAATGCTTCGACTTTATGCTGGTGGCCTATACCCAGCAGAAGGTGGTGATCCCTTTGAAGAAAGTGGGGGATAAGGTGAACTTGGAGGTCGATATACTGGGGAAGTATATTGAGAAGTTGCTAGGGAGCGGGATTGGGTCTGCTGCCTCGGTTAGCTCTTCATGA
- the LOC105047597 gene encoding pyruvate decarboxylase 1 has protein sequence MEDGRASRLNRRVAGTLGRHLARRLVQIGVRDVFSVPGDFNLTLLDHLIAEPELNLVGCCNELNAGYAADGYARARGVGACVVTFTVGGLSVINAIAGSYSENLPIICIVGGPNSNDYGTNRILHHTIGLPDFSQELRCFQTVTCYQAVVNNLDDAHELIDTAISTALKECKPVYISVSCNLPAIPHPTFAPEPVPYFLAPHMSNQMVLEAAVEETAEFLNKAVKPVLVAGPKLRVAKAQKAFVEAANACGYPIAIMPSAKGLVPEHHSHFIGTYWGAVSTNFCGEIVESADAYVFVGPIFNDYSSVGYSLLIKKEKAVFVQPNRVTVGNGPSFGWVFMADFLTALGQKLRKNTTALENYRRIFVPPCLPLKRENNEPLRVNILFKHIQDMLSGDTAVIAETGDSWFNCQKLRLPENCGYEFQMQYGSIGWSVGATLGYAQAAKNKRVIACIGDGSFQVTAQDISTMIRCGQRSIIFLINNGGYTIEVEIHDGPYNVIKNWNYTGFVDAINNGEGGCWTSKVRTEEELEDAISKATGEQKDSLCFIEVMVHKDDTSKELLEWGSRVSTANSRPPNPQ, from the exons ATGGAAGACGGGCGTGCGAGCAGGCTTAACCGACGGGTGGCGGGGACGCTGGGGCGGCACCTGGCCCGGCGGCTGGTCCAGATCGGAGTCCGGGACGTGTTCTCGGTGCCGGGAGACTTTAATCTGACCCTCCTGGACCACCTGATCGCCGAGCCGGAGCTCAATCTGGTGGGGTGCTGCAACGAGCTCAACGCCGGCTACGCGGCAGATGGCTACGCCCGGGCCCGCGGCGTGGGCGCCTGCGTCGTGACCTTCACCGTGGGTGGGCTCAGCGTTATCAACGCCATCGCCGGCTCCTACAGCGAGAATCTTCCCATCATTTGTATAGTCGGCGGTCCGAATTCCAACGACTACGGCACCAACCGCATCCTCCACCACACCATCGGCCTTCCCGATTTCTCTCAGGAGCTCCGCTGCTTCCAGACCGTCACTTGCTACCAG GCTGTGGTGAATAATTTGGATGATGCGCATGAACTGATCGACACGGCTATCTCGACGGCGCTCAAGGAGTGCAAGCCGGTTTACATCAGCGTTAGCTGCAACCTGCCGGCGATTCCGCACCCGACTTTTGCTCCGGAGCCGGTGCCATATTTTCTTGCACCTCA CATGAGCAACCAAATGGTACTAGAGGCTGCAGTGGAGGAAACAGCAGAATTTCTGAACAAGGCTGTGAAGCCGGTTTTAGTTGCAGGGCCCAAATTGAGGGTAGCCAAGGCTCAGAAAGCTTTTGTTGAAGCAGCCAATGCATGTGGGTACCCAATAGCTATTATGCCATCTGCCAAGGGGCTAGTGCCAGAGCACCACTCCCATTTCATTGGGACCTACTGGGGTGCAGTTAGCACCAATTTCTGTGGTGAGATTGTGGAATCAGCTGATGCATATGTCTTTGTTGGCCCAATCTTTAATGATTACAGCTCTGTGGGTTATTCTTTGCTGATCAAGAAAGAGAAAGCAGTATTTGTACAGCCCAATCGAGTGACTGTTGGTAATGGGCCTTCCTTTGGTTGGGTTTTCATGGCTGACTTCTTAACTGCACTTGGACAGAAGCTCAGGAAGAATACCACAGCCTTGGAAAATTATCGACGGATCTTTGTACCACCCTGCCTTCCCCTCAAACGTGAGAACAATGAGCCTTTGAGGGTCAACATCCTTTTTAAGCATATCCAG GATATGCTGAGTGGAGACACAGCAGTTATTGCAGAGACTGGTGACTCTTGGTTCAACTGTCAAAAGCTTCGGTTGCCAGAGAATTGTGG ATATGAGTTCCAGATGCAGTATGGGTCTATTGGATGGTCAGTTGGTGCCACTCTTGGATATGCACAAGCTGCCAAGAATAAACGTGTAATTGCTTGCATAGGAGATGGGAGCTTCCAG gTGACAGCACAGGATATTTCCACAATGATCCGTTGTGGGCAGCGAAGCATCATATTTCTCATCAATAATGGTGGCTACACCATTGAAGTAGAGATCCATGATGGTCCTTACAATGTGATCAAGAATTGGAATTATACTGGATTTGTTGACGCTATTAACAATGGCGAAGGCGGATGTTGGACTTCTAAG GTGCGCACAGAGGAAGAACTGGAAGATGCCATTTCAAAGGCCACCGGGGAGCAAAAGGATAGCTTGTGCTTTATTGAGGTCATGGTGCATAAAGATGATACAAGCAAGGAGCTCCTGGAGTGGGGATCAAGAGTCTCGACAGCCAACAGCCGCCCTCCAAATCCGCAATAG